The sequence below is a genomic window from Lycium ferocissimum isolate CSIRO_LF1 chromosome 9, AGI_CSIRO_Lferr_CH_V1, whole genome shotgun sequence.
AGTAATCTTcgaaaaaaagtgtttttggagAGGTGCAGCTTGTATTTAGCTAATCAATTGGAAAAACACTTTTGCCAATATTAGAACAGCAAATTCGTGCTTGGCCAAAGTTCCAAAACTGCTTCCAGGAAAAAGATGCTATTTTCATGTTTTGAAAAACAACTTCTGCTACTACTCAAAACACTTTTTTTCcctaaaagcttggtcaaacacatCAACTATCTAAAATAAGCAGTTTTTGCTTCCcagaagtttggccaaacaggctacaAGACACAAATTTGAACAATTACCTTAACATTTGTAAGATCTACGTTGTGCTCCTCGAGGAAACTGATGAATTCCCTGAAATTCTCTTCTGTAGGGTGATAGTGGCCACTGTATGGCCAAATAGCCTGCAGAAAACAAAGGAGAAGATAAGTAAACAAATCTCGAAAATCCATAGATATGCAGAGATCCATTGTGTATTTATATAGTAGACCGATAATTACCTTCAAAATACCACCATGAGCAACGAGTCTTCCAGCAGCAGTGGTGGCACCACCCGATAGAAAACTCGAATGTTGAAACacaccttttttcttttttccaacaTACAGTGTTCTTGTTGTGCTAAGAACAAAAATCCACTTTGAACCTTCTACTGTCTCAACAAAGACACCGCTTTGTTTATAGACGAGTTTACCGTCCTGAATAACTACTTCATATGATTCGCGTTCGTTCTGAAATAGTAAAAAGAGAATCAATTTAGTTAATAAGAACTAAATGGATCCATTTGTTCAGTTAACATAAAACATTTTTGTGGTAACATTTGCAAAATCTGGACTTACCGGTCCAAGATATTTGATGCATTGATGTTGCAGATTGGTCCTTGGACACTTCTCGAGATTTATTTCTTTTCCGTCTCCAACATCCAACCTTCAAGGCAAAAATTGATAATGTAAAATGTCAGCTACAACATATTTCCACTTACAGGTACATTTACTAAAGGTATTTATTCATATAATACAGGTTCAAAATCTTCGAATGAACACTCACCAGTAGAAGAAAGGTTGAGAGCTTTCACTTTCAAACCATATATCATAGTAGAAGTGTAAGTTGTGCCCATACCGGTGTCGTGGATCAATCTACACATCATTAGAATAAATAAACAATCAGTTTCATGATCATTGGAACTCTTCAAGAATAAAATGACTAATTATAATTCAAGATTtcgaaaaaaataatcaagaacTTACAGCTTCTAGCCAATGCTGCAGAGCAAGTTTTTGAGCCTTTTCATCTTTTGACAATCCTTTACCAACTTTGGCCGCTCTTGTACGCGCTCTAGCCCACCGGGATACAGCAGTTTCCGGTTTCTCCACATTGAAGAAAGAAACAGAACTCCTTTTGAGAGCTGCAAAATCCAAAGCCTTCCacctacacacatatatatacaacacaaCCACTTCAATAAACCGAACAATATAACAGTGACATTATATTTAAATCAAGATTcaatttattaaaaatagttCAGACCACATACCATAGTTCTTCAACTACAACAGCACAATCTGCAAGATTTCTTCTTGTCCTATAACTCTTATACACTTTTTGAAGCTTAACAGCAGCAGCATTGAGCTCGCTAACAGGTCGTGGAGAAAACAGAATCGCAGGCTCAGGTAATGAAGCtgtttctcttttctttggTTCATTCCATTCTGATAAATTTAAGTCTtgaaccaaatttttgaatgATAGAGTTGTCGCTAACTTCAGTTTTTTTGGTTCACAGTTACTTAAGATTATCGAATTCTTCCTTGTCATCTTATCGACATCATTCGATTGGATTATAGTTTCCACATGTGTTCCTTTAAAACTATTCGATCGCACAGTCATCTCCCAAGTTTTTAGCAAGATACTAAAAAGCCTTTTAACCTGCAAATTTGTATGACAAATGAAATTCATTAAGCCAAAGTTATCTAAAAGAAAGAACTAAAAATAGAAAACTATTACTACTAGCAAATATACTAGTCATCATCTACATATTTTCTCTTACTAACTCTACTTAGAAACAGAAACTTCCATTATTTCAAGTTCTTGAGCTAAATTATCAAacttttttgtcaaaaaaaaaaaagtagcctTGTATACAAAATTGAACTAAAGCCTATCATCTAAGACAGATCCGGGATTGTAACAGGTTCGACCTTTGAGTTTTTAGCACTGAACTTATTGTACAATTAAAATTATGAGTTCAAATCTAATATCTCTTGAACCTTTAGTAATCTTTACACATATATTTGGAAAACTATTAAAAACTTTCTCTTCCTAACTCTACTGAGAAGCAAAAACCTCTACTATTTTAATTTCCTGGGCTAAATTATCAAACTTTTGGTCAAAACTTAGCATGCTATACAAAATTGAACTAATGTTCATCCAAACAAAAGGCAAAAAACCCAGTATTTTCGACACGAAACATAAGTATATCTGTGTAAAGAAACTCTAGAATCTCAACAAGTATTAAATTATGAACCgataatttcaagaaacacaATGTGTTCAGTGCTAAGAACCTTAAACTCGAACACAAagccaaaaccaaaaaaaaaaaaaaaaatgtcctgAAATAATATCAAACTAACAAAGAAAGactggaaaaagaaaattacctCAAATATCTAAAAGTTGTAAAGAGAAAAATCTCAacttctttgtttgttttttgtcAACTGCACCACAAAGATGTCTATGAATATGACTAACTACCCCTTTGtgtacttatatataaaaatgaaaaaaagctTAAAGCGTGGATTTgcagaaaaaaagaatttaaaaagattGAGTCAAAGAGTTCGTCTAACTTTGGTGTAGCACGTGGAATGGAAATTGTATAGTAAATAGCAGACAGCTATCTAAGTTTACtgagaattttcttgaaatgtgaatggaaaaaatggaaaagaaaaaagttggaATTTGTGAGTTGATTTTTATAACTTACGTGAGTTTCAAGTTTGAACTAATAGTTGATCAATTCAAAGTTATGGAAATTTTAAAACTATACTTTTTGTTTTGacgaaaaacaaaaacaagaaagcTTTTTGATTTTTGTCCTTCTTTTGTACTACAAGAAAATGAGAATATATATAAAGTTAGAATTTTAAATGGTCAAAGAAAGTAAGCTTTCTATGTGGCTTCTTACATGGAAAATCACCTTGAGAAAATATGGTTTTCTTGTagtagtaacttttttttttttccttcttttttctagTCTTGAAATTTACTTTTAGTCTAGTTAAGAACTTCAAAAGTCAACTACTATATCTCACGGTATAGTTGAATGGACGGGACTCCTTCGCTTTTAACCAGAAGACTTGAGTTTCAATTATTGGGATCGAAACAAAGTATTCTATTCCTTTAGCGAATTTATCTAATGTAAATCCAAATTAGTGGGGTTAATGGATAATTTGGAGATTTGCGCAAACGGCATTTTCTTATGCATCTAGTTAAATTTTTTCCCTGTTAATGCACTAAGTTTGTCTCCCAAAAAGTTCATCATATTACTTTTAAAGGTGAATTTTAGCTCGTTGGACTAACGTGACAAGATGTAATCACAGAAATAACATATATTggcctattttttttaaaaaatagccaCTATTCAAGAGTTCCAAAGTTTACGAGTAAAATTACTATACATTATTCTGAAGTTTCACTTATGAAATTTACAACTCCagaataatgatttttttttccaattatatGAGCAGAAAGGTGGTTAATTATTTGTGAggtttgttttatatatatatatatatataaaaaaaaaaatataaaaataaattaaatttgtgttagtataaataaataacaatcatatatAGCCCCAAAAATTAcgttagtaataattaaatttcatataaatatattttcaatatatgaaagcaaaactttaATTGCACTCTtttaggcaaaatacatcaaatcaccCTTAAACTATACCTAAAATGTCGATATCATGAAACTATACGCACACCCGAACATCTAAAACCGAATTTATTTGCACCTTATGCTGATGTTAAAGTagtaaaaatgatttttaatttaataaaagctgtttttttttcaactcttcttctccattttctGCACTCCATTTGTCCACCActtcctctttcttcttctacgCCCCACCCTCCATTCTttctacttcattttttttttaatcaatatttcatcaattCAAAATGATCGATTCTTCATCAATCCATAGAGAAGAAATTCACCATGTTACATCAACTTCACCAACTTAATCTTTTTCACTATCCACAATCAAATCCGTACACACCCACCATGGATTtcacttatttttatttcataccAATTTCACCACTACCAAACCTTCCACTATCAAAAGTCACAACACCACCATCACCTATTTCAACACCCATCACCAAATACCATAGCAAGAAGACCGCCACCACCGAAATGtgtttccaccaaaaccatcgtatgaaaatcaagagaaaatgtATTCCAGAACGGTCCaagaaataaaagattgaatttttagaGAGAATTGTCCCAAGATCTTGGCCGGATTTCgtggcaaatttttttttttaatggtggGCCCTAAATTGGTGGTGATGCATCTTTGTTTATAGGAAAATTTGATGGTGATGATGGAATTGATGATCCAACAGTACAATGGAGCTTTTGTGATGAGTATagaaattaaggaaaaagaaaataatgtaaattaaaaaaaagaaaaaagaaaaaagaaatttttgaattttatttcctaTCGTGGCGCCACTTTGTTAACTTACTTAAATGTGGTATTGCTAgtgaaaatttcattttttaacagTTGGGTAGGTAGGGTAGGTTGATATCGACATTTTGTGTGTTtaaatttgatgtattttgcccactatttaatattttaacttccattttgatggttatttacttcaaatggtgtttataagttatgtatcctaattttctaaagttatttacctctaaataaataatctatacatagttaatgaacttttaagacaaatacataatttaaaaacaccttttttttttttttaatatggaaaaAATTTTCTTGGGGAGCTTCCCCCGTTTTGCAGAATTATGTATTGGGGTTGGTGAGCACCAAATAGAAAACGCAAAGAATAGAAAATGCGTGTTGAagtaaaaagagatttttttaaaataaatttgacttaaatataagattaggacctaaaattaattaattaaaaaattttaaaaaaatttgaaaattcttgtgaggactacaaaagtccctaagttttcccttatatatagtagtaataaaaaaaaaatcaaattgaaaaataaaaaacataataaaaaagTTCAACTACTTCTGCGGTCTTGATGATGAAACGCGCCAACACGTTATCGAGTATGCTGATGTTGAGATTTGTTAGCTCCATTTGTCTTCTATCTAAATTTTTCCATGTCCATAATGATGGAAATGACCGATTTACCCTTGCtacatttgacttatttttatttatatgaaaCATAACTTTCAAAAGAAAGTTTTAAcgtggaaaatgtttttcaagaaaatgggTGGTTTTGGGTTTTGGTGGTGGAGTGGGGGGGGGAGAGGTTGGATCTCCTTGggttggcaaaaaaaaaataaaaacttttttagaaaaaaaattaggtgtgGGGGTTGGGGGAGGGGTGTGGGGTTCTGGGTCTCTCTGTGGGGTTGGGTTTGGGGTGGAGGTGGGGTTGGTGGTGAGGGTGGGTTGGGGAATGAGTTGGTGTGTTTTTACTAAtccgaaaaatgtttttttcctcaaaattttatggAAAACATTTcggtcataccaaacacacccttagtcTTATTTTTTTGTACAAAAAAGTGTCcatttatcaaatcaagaaaaaattaactttatttttccagatttgtCCTTAATAAGTGTCAAATTACTAAGTCtcaatacttatttaattaaggataatttagtcaaattacttattttttctaAGAGTTAATATATGTTTCTAAAGAATGTGCAAGtagctaagtggacactctttttaaaCCGAAGGCAATGAGGGAATACTAAGGTAGTAGTAGTTGAATGAACTTTAATTCAAAAAGATATTTCTTTTAGTGTTCATTTAATATGCAATTTGGGTGGTTGGTTGTTgcaaaataaatgaagtggatTCAAGTACTTATAGTACTGTTTGGTGGAAAATTCAAGTTGTTCTTGACTTGAATGACAAATGTTTACGTGTTTTGTTATGTTCTCATGCAATTTCCTTTTTCCGTGAGCCGCGATGGCAAGTGGATTTTTTGCTTTGGACTTTTTTGGCTAATCATAGAAATGAGTCCATTATTATAAAGAGGTAGATTAAGAATATAAATTTAACCGATTCAGTAATTAACTTTTTACAAGTGATATCATTAgcttttgaaattatataagtACAAATTGTTTTTTGGAAACGTAAATGTTCACATCTATTTCAATATTTGCTGTCCAATGTCCAAAATACTGAGATTAATTGAACATATTGACTATATGCTACATTCTTTAATGCTACTTGTTTTAAAATATACATTTActttaatttatatgaatctTTATAGGGACAAAATATGATAGAAATTTCAATGTGCCTGACTTAGAAAATAGAAAGAGAACTAAAAAAGTACTTAATTAGAATGCAAGAAGCTAAGGGACCCCAAATATGCTCATCCTCATGTGGGGTGGGGCgtcaatttaaaaaaacaaagagaaaaaataacaaGATAAACATAGGATTTGAAACCTCCGATCTCACTTAGAGAGGTGCACTCAATAATCATATTTCCACCATATAACAATTTGAGCTTGGCCGCCCATTTAAGTAGTCTTGAAAGAATATAGCATGGATACATGTGAAACTAGAGACCCGACCTAGATACGCCATTGCATATGGTATTTGAAATCTAATGGCCCGATTACTTTAAATATCCGCCTCAAAGAGCATATTTAAGGAGAGAGTGCTCTCTATCGATGGTTTTTTGCATTCCCAACATTCAAAATCCGactaataaaaattatttaagaaattaaagtaaataaGTAGATTAGTTTTAGTCTCAATTCCGACTTttatacacatgtatacataaTAAATTAATGATTGATGATAATCTCATAGTACTTCTTTTGATTAATCCAACCTTTTTTCTCTCCTGTCTTTTGTAATTATTTACAAAATGCATGTTGTAAAAGACACTGAGAAGGATGCAGGTTTAGTATAAAAACATTTGCACTTCGTTAATTatcatttatttaaaatttgaactaTGGATGTTTATAGTGGTTTAATTGAGTCTTACAAATTTTACATAATACTTATcagagaaataaataaagattgtaGTAATGAATCATAATATTGATTATGAGTACAAACTAATATTACGCATGCGAACTTGATGGCTGGTGACATGCTTAATTTATATAATGTCTGAACTTTTTTATGTAAATGGTTGTTTAATCACATAATTGGACGATAATCACATTATTGGTTGATTAatataaatgaaaaataaaatggatAGGCTGCCAAACGTAAAATCTAGACTTTGAAAATTAATGGTCAAAATCAACAGATGTTGGTCAAGAATGAGGACAAATGCCATTCTGGATTTTCAATATATTTGGATCAAATTGACCACTTGAAACAGTTAATTTATAATAAATCTAATTATCAAGTCAGACTGTTaaactttatttaattaaaGGGTTTGGAAAAATTATATGGAAGAGAATATAATATCAGCAGCCATTTGCGTCAATTTGGTTCAATCGTCGGCTACTATAATAATTTCTCTTCAAATAACCtatttgactatgatttttcaaaatagaattttgaaaaattatcaTGCATTGGGATTTACGCACGATAATAATGTTCATCTGTTGCAAAAGAATGTAATATTATTTGGGTGGCAGTGCAAATCCAGTTTAATCTACTTTTTGATCCACAAGAATCAAGATCAAATGAATGTACATTCACTTTCTAGCAAACGAATATATACTCCTTATTCTTAGTAATTAACGATCATGTAAGATA
It includes:
- the LOC132030913 gene encoding IQ domain-containing protein IQM1-like is translated as MTVRSNSFKGTHVETIIQSNDVDKMTRKNSIILSNCEPKKLKLATTLSFKNLVQDLNLSEWNEPKKRETASLPEPAILFSPRPVSELNAAAVKLQKVYKSYRTRRNLADCAVVVEELWWKALDFAALKRSSVSFFNVEKPETAVSRWARARTRAAKVGKGLSKDEKAQKLALQHWLEAIDPRHRYGHNLHFYYDIWFESESSQPFFYWLDVGDGKEINLEKCPRTNLQHQCIKYLGPNERESYEVVIQDGKLVYKQSGVFVETVEGSKWIFVLSTTRTLYVGKKKKGVFQHSSFLSGGATTAAGRLVAHGGILKAIWPYSGHYHPTEENFREFISFLEEHNVDLTNVKRCSVDDDEHSYRVNNEGSNLSVAKKSPKRSTSDANDQTEEKGVTTTDADREDKKQEDTVNNKTQSSFSFAKRLSRKWSTGHGPRIGCVREYPAELQFRALEQVKLSPRVANGGSNMYGPIPSPRPSPKIHLSPRIAYMGIPSPRTPISAAN